The genomic interval GATGGTATTGGAGCTATGAAACTTAAATCTGAATTTGTAAAAAAAATCTAAGGTCGTATTTCTACGACCTTATTTTTATCTCTATTATTTTTTTATTAAAATAACATACTCTTTATTTGAATAAATTTCTTCTAAATTTTTATCTGAAATATCTTTTTTATATTTCTTTTTAACTAAAAGTAATTCACCTTCATTCATTTTACTTAAATCCTCTAAAGTTATATTTTCTATTGAATTTTTATTTATTTCATTAGAAATATTTTTAGCATCTTCAAATCTATAACTATAAACCTTTTCACTATTTTCTTTCAAAATCTCTATACTCTCTTTTATTGTAAAATTTTTATTATAATACGGTAATAATCCCACACAAACACTTAATATTATACAATTAATATATAATAAAGTTCTATAGAATTTCTCTTTTGATCCACTCCAAATTCTTTCAATAGCTCTTAATGAAATTATAACTATCCCATAATAAAGTGGAAGTAGATAAATATCTAATTTACCACTTATCAAACTAAAAAATACTAAATTCGGAATAAATAAACTAAATGCAATTTTATCAATTTTTTTCCACTTTTTTCTATTTTTAAGATTTCTTAGATTTCTATAAAGTCCTATTATAAAAAATGGAGCTATTGGTAAAGTTGTTAATGGTAGAAGTTTTAAATAGTAATATATAGGTCTAGTATGTGTTTTTGCTTTAACAACTCTTCCTAAAGTTTCTTGTCCTAATATTAATCCTATATAAGTTTTACCCTCTGGAAAACTTAACATCATTAGAAACCAAATTCCTAAAATAGTTACTATTATTCCTACTCCTAATAATAATCTCATTTTTTTTAGATAACTTAAATTATTATCTAAATATAAATAAAATAATACAGTTAATATAGGAATAATAAAAGCAGCCCCTCCTTTTACTAAAACTCCCAAAGCTATACAGCTATAAAAATAAATACTCTTATTTAATGATATCTCTTTTTTATCTAAATAAGATGAGAAAAAAAGATAAATACTTCCCATTATAAATGCTGTCATTAAAGTATCCATTCTAAGTACTAGTGATACTCCAAATATGTATGGTAATGTTATAAAAATAGCGGTAGATATATATGCCATTTTTTCATTCCAATATAGCTTAGATAGTTTAAAACTTAAAAAAGCAGTTATTCCTGCTGGTATAATATTTGCTATAATTAGAGAGATTGGATAGAAATTATCTTTACTAATATATCTAACCAAACCTAATATCCAAAAATATATTGGTGGTTTATCTGGATAAAGCTCTGTAAAATATTTAAGAATTATAAAGTTTTTAGTTTCTACCATTTGTTCTGTTATTACAAAATATTTTAACTCATTTCTTATATCTGGAAATCTTAAAAAAGTTATTCCTATAGTTAAAGCAAAATAGCCTATGAAAAATAATTTGTATCTCTCTTTGTATGCATCATCTTTAAATCTCATATCATCTCCTTAATTTTTATATCTGTCCTACTGGATAGTATTTAAATAAAGATCTCACTTTACAGTTTTTAGTATGAACATTTCTAAGGTCAAAATAAAATTCACCTTTCATTCTCCCTTTCAACTCTTCTAAGTTAATTCCTCTAAACTGATTCCATTCAGTTACTAAAACTACAGCATCTGCCTTTTCACTAGCTTCATCTTCGTCTTTACAATACTGTATCTTATTTTTATATTTTTCTAATCTCCATTTTGTTTCCTCTATGCCTTTAGGACAATAAGCTTTTATTTTTGCACCATTTTTTATTAATCCCTTTATTATATCTAAACTTGGAGCATCTCTAACATCATCTGTATCTGGTTTAAAGGATAATCCTAATATACAAATAGTTTTCTCTTCCACACCATTCATTTCTCTAACTATCTTATCTATCATTTTTTTCTTTTGCTTTTCATTTGCAGATATTGCTGCTGAAACAACGCTCATATCCTCACCGTATTCTTTTCCTATTTCAACAATTGCCCTTGTATCTTTTGGAAAGCAAGATCCACCATATCCTGGTCCACAGTGTAAAAATTTTGGTGATATTCTTCCATCCATTCCCATTGCCTGAGCTATTTCCTGCGTATTTGCTCCAACTTTTTCAGCTAATAGAGCCATCTCGTTTATAAACGATATTTTAACAGCTAAAAATGCATTTG from Cetobacterium somerae carries:
- a CDS encoding ArnT family glycosyltransferase; the encoded protein is MRFKDDAYKERYKLFFIGYFALTIGITFLRFPDIRNELKYFVITEQMVETKNFIILKYFTELYPDKPPIYFWILGLVRYISKDNFYPISLIIANIIPAGITAFLSFKLSKLYWNEKMAYISTAIFITLPYIFGVSLVLRMDTLMTAFIMGSIYLFFSSYLDKKEISLNKSIYFYSCIALGVLVKGGAAFIIPILTVLFYLYLDNNLSYLKKMRLLLGVGIIVTILGIWFLMMLSFPEGKTYIGLILGQETLGRVVKAKTHTRPIYYYLKLLPLTTLPIAPFFIIGLYRNLRNLKNRKKWKKIDKIAFSLFIPNLVFFSLISGKLDIYLLPLYYGIVIISLRAIERIWSGSKEKFYRTLLYINCIILSVCVGLLPYYNKNFTIKESIEILKENSEKVYSYRFEDAKNISNEINKNSIENITLEDLSKMNEGELLLVKKKYKKDISDKNLEEIYSNKEYVILIKK
- a CDS encoding UDP-glucose dehydrogenase family protein; translated protein: MKITVIGTGYVGLVQGVILSEFGHKVICLDIDEKKIENLKNGILPIYEPGLKEILDRNVLEGRLKFTTNKEYALGEAEIIFIAVGTPPGDDGSADLTYVLQCAKDIGQNISKYAVIVNKSTVPVGTGDFVEETIKNELIKRKIEIKFDVVSNPEFLREGKAVNDCLRPDRVVIGTESKKALEIMKKIYDVLYINKTPFVFTNRRTSEMIKYASNAFLAVKISFINEMALLAEKVGANTQEIAQAMGMDGRISPKFLHCGPGYGGSCFPKDTRAIVEIGKEYGEDMSVVSAAISANEKQKKKMIDKIVREMNGVEEKTICILGLSFKPDTDDVRDAPSLDIIKGLIKNGAKIKAYCPKGIEETKWRLEKYKNKIQYCKDEDEASEKADAVVLVTEWNQFRGINLEELKGRMKGEFYFDLRNVHTKNCKVRSLFKYYPVGQI